AAGCAACATCAACTCCAACCTCACCTTCCTTCTCTAAAGCATCATCATCTACAACCTCATTTGTCTTGTCCGCAGCAGCTTTTTCTGCAGCAACCTTCTCAAATCTCTCTGCAGTGTGTGCCATAATTTGAAGTGTAGATTGCtcatctccatcatcatcaAATCTCTCTTTAGTATCTACATTGAACAAAAATACATCATGACTTAGATCatcatcatttaaaatataatgtgaACTTATATGTTATCATGACTTACCTTGCATTACCTTCTCAGCCTCTGCCTCGATCTGTTTCTCACCATCTTTTTCAGCTTCTGCCTCATCACCATCCTTCTCAGCCTCTGCCTCGATCTGTTTCTCACCATCTTTCTCAGCCTCTGCCTCATCACCATCCTTCTCAGCCTCTGCCTCATCACCCTCCTTCTCAGCCTCAGCCTCATCACCATCCTTGTCACCATTGTCCTCGCCCTCCCTATCACCCTCATAATCATCCAAACCTTGCTTCTCAGCCTCTTCATCACCCTCCTTATCACCATGCTTCTCAGTCTCTTCATCACCTTCCTTATCACCATGCATCCCAGTCTCTTCATCACCCTCCTTATCACCATGCATCTCAGCCTCTTCATCACCATCCttatctcttcttctccctcCGGAAGCATATTCGGTTTCAGCTTCACCAAACTGGAATGGCCAACTTTCTCTCTGAATCTTGTCTTGTTCCAACTCCTTCACTCTTGCTGCTAGAAGACGAATTGTTTCGTCTCTCAATGCAAATCCATCGTCCATTCTTTTGTTCAACTTCAACTCTAATTCTCTTAAACTCTCACGACCTGCCTCGCCCCCTGCCTCGCCCCTGCCCCAACTCCTCGCCTCCTGCCTAGCCCCCTGCCTTGCCCCTTGCCTCGCCTCCTGCCTCGCCTTCTGCTTGCTCTTGTTGCTCTCGGGTTCTCACATCCATCTCGAATAGATCCGGCCAGAAAATTTTACTCCCTGGTCCTAGTAGGATCTTGTTCCAACTGTCAACAGCTATGTCTGGCGTATCTGAATCATCTATCAGCTCCAAATCTTCATAAGTCCCTTCATCCATTATTTCATACACAAGGTCTGCTTCATATCCTTGTGGTTTCAAAATACTGATAATCTCCTGAAATATGACCAACAACAAATTACACATTTAATTAACTATGAACTTGAAGAAAATGACATaaacaacatttaaaaaaattataagcttTTACCTTTGTGTTTCCTAGCTTCCGATAAATCATGTCAAGTGGAAATCCTGTTGTTCCGGTCCTCTTGAACTTCCATTTGCACATTCTTGGACAACCATCAAGACAGTTTGGAACAGGCTCTCTGAATCTATCTCTAAGGACAGGGATACATTCAAATGCTAATATCTGCACATCATTTCACACAATCACATTAGttatattataagaaaaatacaattcatATACCTCCAAAGGGTTGATAAATCCAGGAAATACCCACTGTGCCTTCTCTGGGATCCCATCACGAAACTGATCCCTCACATGAAAAATCTCCTTCATGCAATCATCAAATGTGTAGCGGACCCATGGAAATTCGGTGCAAAACTCCAGATCTTCTGCTGCTTGAAGAATGAAATATTCAATGAAGTATCCTCCTTTTGACCTTCCTCTTAAAACTCTAGCCAAAAAGTAAAGAACCGCCATCCTCAGACGATCGCCACTACCATCAAACTTCATCTTCTGAAGTTTCTCTAAGACATCCGCTTATGTCACTTGCAGACCCTTTTCCTTCTCATCCTTTGTCTTCTTTACCTTAAAATACTTTCTCGCAAACTTCATGCTCCCTATGCTCGGATAGTTTTCTGGATATGAGTGGCAGTATAAACCAGAGAGGAGGCTATGTTCCCTGATGGAGTATCTAATTGGAACACCATTTACCCCAAACCAAGCTTGTCGACCCTTTCCTGTATGCATAGTACAAAGTAGCAACATCCACAATCCCATCACTTTTCTTGTTGGGGTACAATCCATGTGGAATATATGCTTGAACTGAGGATGATCCTGAAACCAACTCTTCTCTGAGGCCTCTAACTTTTTAATCGTCTTCAGAAAATCGTGTTGATGGCACCTTGAGGAGAGCTTGCAACCCTTTCCATAGTCGCTCGGTTTGAAGAAAAAACCAGCAGGTCTGGCAGCTTATACGGTCATATCATCCCTCTCAACCtgaaaaacacaaacaaaatacACTGAATAAATAACTGAGTTATACAGCACAAAATCATTTAGTTGTACCAGTTACactaattaaatgaaaaataatattactagTTCTACCAGCAACCCTAGTTATACAACGACAACACCATCTCATTAAATAGTTATACAAAATACTTCTCTAGTTATACCAGTAAGACTGCGTATAAGAAGCgtagttgtaccagttatattacttataaaaaaaGTGGTTTTATTAGTTATCTTGAATCTGTTTACAACATATTATTACCTGTTGAACTAGTTTCATTCTTTTAGTTGTACTAGTAATTCAATACTCAGTTGTATTAGTTAGACTGATTATACTTTTCATAGTTATACCAGTTATATTAGTTATAAGAAGTGtggttgtactagttatactagttccATTGATTCTGTTTTACAACATATTATTACCAGTTGAACTAGTTTCATTcttttagttgtactagttattcAATACTCAGGTGTATTAGTTAAACTAATTATACTTTTGatagttgtaccagttatattatttataagaagtgtggttgtactagttatactagttccATTGATTCTGTTTACAACATATTATTACCAGTTGAACtagttttattcttttagttgtactagttatactacttatataattactACATATTTCTTAGTTCAATCCTATCATAAATAATTCTAAAACCATTTTAAATTGACTTGTTTACCGTTCTTGGAGCGTCATTATCAACGGCAACCTCGGGTGCGTTTGAATCTCTGTTATTAGATCCAATCTCCTCACCGTTCTGCTCGTCTACACGATGTGAAGGACTCTTTGTGGCAGAGCCTGAGGTTACTCGAGGTTGTTGTTGATTCTCAGCCTCACTCGCTGCATGAGTTGGTGTTGGCGATTTTTGTGGCTGACTCGGAATCACTGGGCGTGGTGTACCCTCGCTATCGCCCTGAGAAGGCAATTCTGCTGCTGGTGTGGGGGCATGAACGCCTTGATGTTCCGATGG
This Brassica napus cultivar Da-Ae chromosome C6, Da-Ae, whole genome shotgun sequence DNA region includes the following protein-coding sequences:
- the LOC125588539 gene encoding high mobility group nucleosome-binding domain-containing protein 5-like translates to MDDGFALRDETIRLLAARVKELEQDKIQRESWPFQFGEAETEYASGGRRRDKDGDEEAEMHGDKEGDEETGMHGDKEGDEETEKHGDKEGDEEAEKQGLDDYEGDREGEDNGDKDGDEAEAEKEGDEAEAEKDGDEAEAEKDGEKQIEAEAEKDGDEAEAEKDGEKQIEAEAEKVMQDTKERFDDDGDEQSTLQIMAHTAERFEKVAAEKAAADKTNEVVDDDALEKEGEVGVDVALEEAASVGVDDALEEAASVGVDEMPKRVSKRSHLLRSPFTPN
- the LOC125588540 gene encoding neuromodulin-like, which produces MKEKTEASEKKKKADVKRRKGEAAKRRAAIKKKREAAKKSETTEKKRKRDSGLDGGSSSNPTKRTRNRVRETAASPSEHQGVHAPTPAAELPSQGDSEGTPRPVIPSQPQKSPTPTHAASEAENQQQPRVTSGSATKSPSHRVDEQNGEEIGSNNRDSNAPEVAVDNDAPRTVERDDMTV